The Pseudanabaena sp. ABRG5-3 genome includes the window GACCGATGGATTGGAGAATGTTGCGTCCACGGTCTGAAAGGGGGGTGAGACTACCCAAAAATAGAACTCCCACAAGGCTGCTTCTGAGCATCAAGGGATAGGCGGACAAGCTTTGGGGCAAGAGATCGCCAACGGGAGTACGGTAAACTAAATTTTGTCCTTTGAGGCGATCGCCTTCCCAAATGATCGCTTCTTGAAGTTGCCCTGATTGACCGACGATGCCTTCCCCAAGGTTAATCTCTGTGAGTGCTTGACTAGTTTTATAGCCCCATTCTGCTGCTAATACTAAACATCCTTCAGGGCGAGAGTTGGAATTTTCCCATAGATAAATACTACCGAGTTGAGCGCCTGTGAGTTTGCATATTTCTTCTAGACTTGCCTTAATTAATTTGTATTGATCGGTGGTATTTACTAAAACGCGGTCAAGGGATTGCAGGGCAAACTGAATATCACGAGCTTCAAGGGTGGCGGTTTTGGTTTCCATCTGCGCCGCCATGCGATTAAAAACCTTGGCAAATTCCCCAATTTCATCGGAACGATTTAATTGCGATCGCGCTGATAAATTACCTAAAGATATCTCTTCGGCAGCTTCGGCTAATTCTGTAAGGGGAGGTTGAATGCTGCGAATAATCGAAATGGCAACAAATAGTCCTGAACCTAAACCTGTAGACAGCACCACGATCGCTAGCCATGTTGTAAAGGCTTCTAATTCGGGCGTACCTTGCTGGATATGCAGTAGCAAAATCAAGGTTGCGGTGGCTAGCAGTGAGGTGCTGGTAGTCAGCCCAAAAATCAAGCGATTGACTAAACTTTCACGGCGGGGTAGGTTGGCATTGGTCATGAGAATTTAGCTTGTACTGAGCGCTTAGCAATCAGTTTAGCAAACCTAGAAATGCAAAAGGCGGCTCAATGTGCTGTCTTTTAGCTTTTACGATTCAAGGAATACGCCCATCTTACGGAATTTTTGATACCGTAGCTCTTGCAAATCCTCTGCGGTCAATTTACTTAAGCGATCGAGATTTTCGACTAGAGCCGATTTCAAATTTTCCGCCGCCTGTAGTGGTAGACGATGCGCCCCACCCAGAGGCTCATCAATCACATAATCGACGATGCCTAAACGTTTCAAGTCAGGAGCCGTAATTTTCAGAGCTTCCGCCGCTTTACCTGCCTTTGCCGAGTCGCGCCATAAAATTGCGGCACAGGCTTCTGGGGTCGCTACCGTATAGACCGAGTTTTCAAACATCATGATGTGATCACCAATGCCGATCCCCAATGCTCCACCCGATCCACCTTCACCAATGACAGTGCAGATAATTGGTACACCTAGACCAAACATTTGTCGTAAATTTGCGGCGATCGCCTCGCCTTGTCCTTGTTCTTCTGCTGATACTCCTGGATATGCCCCAGGGGTGTCAATCAGGGTAATAATCGGCAATTTAAAGCGATTAGCATGATCCATTAATCTTGCTGCCTTGCGATATCCTCCGGGGGAAGCCATGCCAAAATTGCGGGTCATATTGTCTTTGGTATCGCGCCCCTTTTGATGTCCCAAAATTACCACAGGGCGATCGCTAATGCGGGCAAGCCCGCCAACCAAGGCTGGATCATCATTACCCCTGCGATCGCCATGTAGCTCCATCCACTCATCGGTAATGGCTTGCACATAGTCAAGGGTGCTAGGGCGACGGGGATGCCTTGCGATCTGCATCCGTTGCATTGCGCCTAAACCCGAAAAAATTTCTCGCCGCAAAAGCTCGGCTCGTT containing:
- a CDS encoding acetyl-CoA carboxylase carboxyltransferase subunit alpha, whose amino-acid sequence is MADRQILLDFEKPIVELENRIAQIRELASDNDVDMVQQIHLLEQRAELLRREIFSGLGAMQRMQIARHPRRPSTLDYVQAITDEWMELHGDRRGNDDPALVGGLARISDRPVVILGHQKGRDTKDNMTRNFGMASPGGYRKAARLMDHANRFKLPIITLIDTPGAYPGVSAEEQGQGEAIAANLRQMFGLGVPIICTVIGEGGSGGALGIGIGDHIMMFENSVYTVATPEACAAILWRDSAKAGKAAEALKITAPDLKRLGIVDYVIDEPLGGAHRLPLQAAENLKSALVENLDRLSKLTAEDLQELRYQKFRKMGVFLES